The window CGGGATTGGCTCTCTGCGGCCACAAGGTGATATATTACAACATAGCCCCATTCGTTGTTATGCGCCCGTATGAGCAGCTGCGCAACGATGTCTGCTATCAGGAACTCCCCGTTATATTTGTGGGCACAGGAAGCGGAATAACCTATGCACCGGCAGGGATGACCCATTACGTTGTCGAAGACATCGCACTATGCAGAACACTGCCCAACCTGAACATCTTTTCGCCCTGTGACCCCATAGAGGCGGATGCGGCATTCGCATATGCATACGAAAGCAGAAATCCTTCATACATCCGCATTCCAAAGAACGGGGAACCGGAGGTGCACAAAGCACCGATAAAGGATATAACCCAGCCGCATGTTCTGAACGAGGGGAGCGATGTTCTCCTTATTTTCCACGGATCAATATCCGACGATGTTCTTAAAGCATGTGAAGAGCTGAAGGATAAGGGGATATCAGCCTGTGCGGTGTCACATCCTTGCGTTAGTAAAATCAGCGAAGAAATGCTGGATATGATAAGCATGTTTCCGGCTGTCTTCTGTATTGAGGAGCATTTCGAATACGGCGGACTGGGAACAATGCTTGCAGATTCATGTAACAGTTTCTCTGTACATAAAAAAATACATAAGCTCGGCATAAAAAATCAATACATACACACAGTGGGCAACAGAGATTTTCTCCGAAAACATTACGGGATAGATGCCGGTTCGATCGTATCCGCAGTAACAGGGGTGCTTCATGGGTAAAATGGTGGAATTTATCACAAAACTTCATAAAAAAACCCAGAGAGA of the Seleniivibrio woodruffii genome contains:
- a CDS encoding transketolase family protein; this translates as MRNRIAKRIYEKAKEDKSLFLISGDAGLGVWEQYQKDFSDRFLNPGVNEACDVGMAAGLALCGHKVIYYNIAPFVVMRPYEQLRNDVCYQELPVIFVGTGSGITYAPAGMTHYVVEDIALCRTLPNLNIFSPCDPIEADAAFAYAYESRNPSYIRIPKNGEPEVHKAPIKDITQPHVLNEGSDVLLIFHGSISDDVLKACEELKDKGISACAVSHPCVSKISEEMLDMISMFPAVFCIEEHFEYGGLGTMLADSCNSFSVHKKIHKLGIKNQYIHTVGNRDFLRKHYGIDAGSIVSAVTGVLHG